The Alnus glutinosa chromosome 3, dhAlnGlut1.1, whole genome shotgun sequence nucleotide sequence cgcacgtttgtgggaatttgCCACTACTAACCACTAGAATTTGTTAGTAACTCGAATCTATCGTCGAAGGTCCTTGAATTTCAAGATCCAGTTGCCGGAATCCCGCGGTACTAGCGGGATTCCGATCAATGTCGCCAGAATTTGGTCAGTGTTGCCAGAATCCGGTATATAAAATTGAATTTGACCGGAATCTGGCAGGCCGTTCCAAAATCTCGTCACTGGTCATTTTTAAGGGCAGCAGAGTACCGATCCTCCCATAACCTCTCTTGGAGTACACAGAATACACATCTCCCTCTTCATCTACTAGCTCCCTTGCCCCCCACGATCGTGTCACCGGAGCAACAAATCCCAAGGACGCCACTAGAATAGCACGCAGAAAAAACAGAGCCTTAGGTTCTTGTTTGCGTACCCATCTAGCAAGATTTTCCTATTCATTTCAGTCTTAACTAGACAACCTTGAAAATTTTATGATCAAATGGAATATTCGACTCAGTCatatttctaaaatatatagatattttaTGGGGTTGGGATTGGATTCCTGCAAAGACAAGTAGAGAGAGGAACACTCATTGAGCTACTCCACCTTGGGCGGATTCCAACAGCGGCACCCGCTGAAATAGCTGGGGGTGGTTAATGAAACGATGAGTTGACTGATCCGGTGTTTTTGAGTTTATTTGTGTTTCAAGCTTATGTGTCCAATTTTTATTGGATGCTGTAAATAAGGGTGTTTACACAAGATCCGTATAGGAGGGGCTctcattaatataatataattaggCTCGGATCTTAATTTAgactgaattatttttttattgagtaGTAgtatttcttgtcttttttgctATCCCCATTCGGATTGTTGTTTTTCCAAATGGATGACTTGACTCTATGGATCATACGATGGGGcaagaccaaaaaaataaaaaaataaataaatcgttGGGTTGATTCCTACCGAATTGCACAATTTTCGCACATGTAGTGGTACAAAGTCTTTGAACTTTTACTtcaacattaataaataaataaataactattgAAGTTGGATTAAGTTACAAGCCAAAAGGTGTGGGAGGgatatttataatttagatcGTGAGACTGTTGACTATATATGAGTGagtataaaatgatttatattcatattaaaggtccgtttgggtttgagattttaaaaagtgcgatttaaaaatagcgattttaaaatgtgcgattttaaaaagtaatttttaaaaacacaattaagcgtttggtaaaatcgcagtttgacctttaaaatcacaggttagctttttaaaatactgcgttttcaaaaaagtatccaattgcctgcgatttgaataagcatttttctgcattttcaaatcgtaattttttaaatacgAAGTTTTcaaaacggttcattttctgcgatttgatttaaaatcgcattttttctcAACGAAATCTCAATTCCTAACTCACCCTAAAGAGATGTCGTGCACGAATCTgagattaatataatataatataattgagCTTAAATTTGGGGGCTTAAGTTTTGGATTGAATAAGATCCGGTGGCAGACCTACATAGGGGCCCCCTAAGCCCAaaaatttttctcaattttttttttctttttatttttaaattaaattaaattttaccttttttttttttttttttttaatcaatttggCCCCCATATTGTTAAGGCTCGGTCCGCCACTAGTAATATCCAATTCCAACATCTCTCTTTAATATATGTGCCTATTTTCCCAATGATGGTGATCATGGTgtataatatatgcatgtgtagatataaaaaagttgagggttgttttttaaatcatttctaaatgtaagtaattaatataatataattgggCTCGAATCTTTTgactgaattatttttttttattgagcgGTGGTCCAACAACCTATTAAATATATGAACTCACTAGGTATATATAGTAGAATAATCATGGTTCTATTTTCTCTAGGACATTATGTCATTATATATGGGTAAAATTAATTGAATTCGGTAGCACCATAATTTCTCTTCTCATCTGTCGAAGTCAAACTCAAGAAAAATCTTCTTCCAACACAAGTTTGATTGCCTGGGGAGTAGAGAACTCGTGAATATGGAGTAAATAAAAGGCAACAGGCAAAAGAAAAGTCAAGGGTAGAAAAATTTCGAACGGTAGacaagaagaaataaaatatcACACATATATTTATGCGATTCGACCGACACAAATACTTAAATTATATCCAAATGGTTGTGATTTGATGGGTTTATCATCTTCCTAAATTGtttgttcaaatttgaaataattcGAACGGATAATTATGGgagattatttataaaatatatctaacaaaataaaattaaattgtcCAATCACTTATCCGATCAGGCGAGtcttataagtaattttttataattatttgtctcaatttttttaaattcaaataaataaattaagagaatACGATTGATTTTCTTTACATTCAACGGCGGCTGTCTAAAGAGGCACCCAACATGTTTGATCAAATTGGTATTTACAGTTCTGGTTGCCAAAGAATTTGGAGGCCCAACTAATTAAATAGTGAAATGCTAGGAATACTATTTAGGCTTGGgcctaaaataatttttaaaaaatattttatgtatttttgggTATTTAGTGCAACTAAAAATGCTaatcaacaaaaattatttttcaatttgactgaaaaaatctctttaatttttgaaaaacgatttacgggtttttattttctaaatttgaatTTCTTATTTTGGCACGCACTTTTATGGGAATTAGCCACCACCAGCCATTGAAATTTGTTGGTAGCTCGAATCTATTGCCGAAGGTCCCTGAATTTTAAGATCCAGTCGCCAGAATTCCGCGGCACTAACCGGATTCCGatcaatgtcgccggaatctagCCAGTGTTGTCGAAATCCGATATGCCAAATCTTTACGAAACTGCCTAGAATTCGACTAGCCGTGCCAGAATCTCGTTACTGGTCATTTTTGCCAtatcaaatcgcaatttttttttttaaaaaaaaaaatgcaattctcaaacggtttattttttgcgatttagtttaaaaatctcactttttatctacgaaatcgcagtTCTAAACATACCctaaatcgcaaacccaaacggatccTAACAGCGAAAGTcgtgatttaacaattttttttttcaatttttttttttggaatatcaggaaattattattattttcgctTGTTGTAGAAGAATGGGGGCGCGTTTTGTCACGTTTGGCAGGTCCATGCCCCTCGGTCCCCGTCAATTCCCTCGATCAGCCACCAATGCCATGGGCGAAAACCGAGAGTACACATTGCGCCTAATGTTCATCCAGGAGTAGGTCATCAAAGGTGGCCAAGCAAGTCAGGCCACGTCTTTCAGCAAAGGAGGCCTCCTCATTGAAACTATATTATATTATCAGATAATGTAGCCATTATTTGTTTCAATGAATGGCAAACGAACTTCTACgaggaagaaagagaagaagttaCCGTGAATAATATTTATGGGGAATTGGTTTGATTCAGTTCGTGGGCTTTGGTCACGAGGAGCTCGATGGTTCTCAGAGACTCCGGGGAAGAGATGGGCGTCCGCCGCCCTTATCGTCTTCTCCATCGTCCTCCTTACCAGCAGCTTCATCTATTGGACTCATGATGTTGTAAGTCTCTTTTTAAGTTATAATTAGCCGTTGAtatctccattttttttctctttttttttgtttcttttcgtATGTTGATATTTCCGTTGAGACCATATATATCCTTGGGGGGGAGTGGAAAGGTAGCTGATCGTCTTTCAATCGAGTTCATTTTGCCGAAAGCTTGCTTTTGGTTTACTACAACAGCACAGAACCCGTTTTCCATCTCAGGAGATCAATTCAAAAGCTTATTTTTGGCCTACTAGCTACATGCAGAACAGAACCCTCCTTCCATATCAGTAGATCAATTCGAAAGCTTGTTTTTTGGCCTACTACAGCAGAACAGAACCCATTTTCCATATCAGGAGAATTCGAAAGCTGTTTTTCGCCTACAACAACAGAACAGAACCCATTTTCCGTATCAGAAGATCAATTCAAAAGCTTGTTTTTTGCCTACTACAGCAGAACAGAACCCTTTTTCCATGATCAGGAGATCAATTCAAAAGCTTGTTTTTTCTGCCTAGTACTACAGCAGAACAGAACCCTTTTTCCATGATCAGGAGATCAATTCAAAAGCTTGTTTTTTCTGCCTAGTACTACAGCAGAACAGAACCCTTTTTCCATGATCAGGAGATCAATTCAAAAGCTTGTTTTTTCTGCCTAGTACTACAGCAGAACAGAAGTCTTTTTCCATGTCAGGAGAATTCACATATACGTACAAGTTCACATCTATATTAGTTTTAGATCGATTGAAATATGTATATTATCATGTTTTTTGAGTATGTGTATTCCTTCAATTAGAAAGAATCTTTCACACCTTAATATATTGCTTTAGTGGCTTAATTTCATGAGTAATTAAGTGGCTGCTTCTTGgattcaatatataaaaattccGATTCTTTTTCAGCGTGCTATAACGGGTGCTTTCTTCTTTAAGACTTCCACCTCCACAAGCACTAGCAGTAGTCCTAAATCTAATACTAATAAGCCACCTGTCGAAGTTCACTACCCactcaagtgtatcaatgaaGCCTTAACACTAACATGCCCAACCAACTACCCGGCGACATTTGAGACTGGGTTATCATCAGCTGTGGCGTGCCCGGATTACTTCCGGTGGATCCGCAAAGATCTACGGCCGTGGAGGGATACGGGAATCACGAGGCGCATGGTGGAAGGAGGACAAAAATATGGGGATTTAAGGCTTGTGATTGTCAAGGGAAAGGCTTACGTTAAGATGTACAGGAAAGCATTTCAAACAAGGGACGTGTTTACAGTGTGGGGGATTTTGCAGCTTCTGAGGTTGTACCCTGGGAAGGTACCAGATCTTGAGCTGCTGTTTTCGTGTGGTGACCAGCCTCTGATTAAAAAACGCGACTACTATTGGCCGCATGCCACGTCTCCGCCGCCGGTGTTTCATTATTGTGGGGACGATGATTCGCTCGACATTCCCTTCCCTGATTGGTCCTTCTGGGGTTGGTAATAAAGCCTCTTTCATATTACTTTACAGTCTGGTAATTGAAAATAATTCTTTTACGCAAAAAGGTTGTTTTTTCTAAATTCATATTTATctgtgcctttttttttcttttttttctttttttttttttgtcgtatTTAAGAGTAAGGCCAGGCTACCCTTTACGTTTATTTAGAGCAATTATACACGTAAGACATATGTCAATAtcaataggatcctctccatttcaagagGAGCCGGCCTTTCGTTTTACAAGGGATCGGGTTTTCTCTATTTTGCTTGAAATCAaaaagatttgttttttttttttaatttttttttgttcttttaataataataataataataatgtgagcttttaaaatcatcattaaactTGTAATtgataattattgaattttaatcaaataataattttaaaagtcacatcattattaAATGGACATAATAAGAACATGAATATGACATCTAAAATTAATCGACTATTTATCACAcccatattatatatatataaatgattgatacataattaatataattttctaaTGTGGAAAGGGGTGAGATCAATATAAGGCCATGGGGAGTAATGTTGTGGGGCCTAAGGGAAGCCAACAAGAGAATAAAGTGGAAGGATAGAAAACCCTACGCATATTGGAAAGGGAACCCATCTACATCCGGAAGAAGAGGAGACCTTATGAAATGCAATGTCTCCGACAAAAAAGATTGGAATGCTCGCATATATGCGCAGGTAAATTTCTTCGATATTCggtaatattttttattcactaCAATAATTGTGCAATGGTAATTATATTCTTTATTCAATTTGTAAATATTCTCTTGAGGGATTGTGTATTTAGTGTAcgtattttctttctttgaatttAGGATTGGCAAAAGGAAACCGAACAAGGATTCAAGCAATCACACCTAGAAGATCAATGCACCCACAGGTaaacattaatttatttatttttatataatttcctTTGAAATATGTGATAataccttgtatatatatatatatatatatatatatatttttttttttttttattgatgacattttctattttagatATAAAATTTTCATAGAAGGAGTAGCATGGTCAGTGAGTGATAAATACATTTTGGGCTGTGATTCCATGACCTTGCTAGTGAAGCCCAAGTATTTTGACTTCTACACAAGAAGCTTGGTACCAAAGAAGCATTACTGGCCCATCAGCCCAACAAATCTGTGCGAAGATATTAAGTCTGCCGTCGAATGGGGCAATAACAACACTGACAAGGTAagcctctct carries:
- the LOC133864358 gene encoding uncharacterized protein LOC133864358 — encoded protein: MGNWFDSVRGLWSRGARWFSETPGKRWASAALIVFSIVLLTSSFIYWTHDVRAITGAFFFKTSTSTSTSSSPKSNTNKPPVEVHYPLKCINEALTLTCPTNYPATFETGLSSAVACPDYFRWIRKDLRPWRDTGITRRMVEGGQKYGDLRLVIVKGKAYVKMYRKAFQTRDVFTVWGILQLLRLYPGKVPDLELLFSCGDQPLIKKRDYYWPHATSPPPVFHYCGDDDSLDIPFPDWSFWGWGEINIRPWGVMLWGLREANKRIKWKDRKPYAYWKGNPSTSGRRGDLMKCNVSDKKDWNARIYAQDWQKETEQGFKQSHLEDQCTHRYKIFIEGVAWSVSDKYILGCDSMTLLVKPKYFDFYTRSLVPKKHYWPISPTNLCEDIKSAVEWGNNNTDKAQAIGEAASKFIQEDLKMEFVYDYKFHLLREYAKLMRFKPTIPQGAVEICSETMACPQNGPWRQFMMESMVISPKDTPPCTMPSST